One window from the genome of Streptomyces cadmiisoli encodes:
- a CDS encoding ABC transporter permease → MTTTVTARMSALARAELTLLGRSRATIVTAVLVPLLLPLSVRPALDGMDLADAGLTVGTVILPAAVGFSLLFAVYASLTSAYVVRREELVLKRLRTGELHDREILVATALPATAIGLTQCVVFAVGGAVLLDLGAPRAAHLAVLGVLLGLVLCAALAAVTAAFTRTAESAQVTSLPLLFVSMLGSGVTIPLEVLPDRVASVCELLPLTPAITLVRGAWTGDLSGYEALGAVTTALAWIVLAVFAVRRWFRWEPRR, encoded by the coding sequence GCGCGCCGAACTGACCCTGCTGGGGCGCAGCCGCGCCACCATCGTCACCGCGGTGCTCGTACCGCTGCTGCTGCCGCTCAGCGTGCGGCCCGCGCTCGACGGAATGGACCTGGCGGACGCCGGGCTCACGGTCGGCACCGTGATCCTGCCCGCGGCCGTCGGCTTCTCCCTTCTCTTCGCGGTCTACGCCTCCCTCACCAGCGCCTATGTCGTCCGCCGCGAGGAACTCGTGCTCAAGCGGCTGCGCACCGGCGAGCTGCACGACCGGGAGATCCTGGTCGCCACCGCGCTGCCCGCGACGGCGATCGGGCTCACGCAGTGCGTGGTGTTCGCGGTCGGCGGCGCGGTCCTGCTGGACCTCGGGGCACCGCGCGCGGCCCACCTCGCCGTCCTCGGGGTGCTGTTGGGGCTCGTGCTGTGCGCGGCGCTGGCCGCGGTGACGGCCGCGTTCACCAGGACCGCCGAGAGCGCCCAGGTGACGAGCCTGCCGCTGCTGTTCGTCTCGATGCTCGGCTCGGGCGTGACCATCCCGCTGGAGGTGCTTCCCGACCGGGTGGCCTCCGTCTGCGAACTGCTGCCGCTCACTCCCGCCATCACGCTGGTGCGCGGCGCCTGGACCGGCGACCTGTCCGGTTACGAGGCGCTGGGCGCCGTGACGACGGCGCTGGCCTGGATCGTGCTCGCGGTGTTTGCTGTACGGCGGTGGTTCCGCTGGGAACCTCGGCGCTGA